In Nitrobacteraceae bacterium AZCC 1564, the following proteins share a genomic window:
- a CDS encoding GNAT superfamily N-acetyltransferase (product_source=COG0454; cath_funfam=3.40.630.30; cog=COG0454; pfam=PF00583; superfamily=55729), translating into MELNLSYATGRWRPMAQRDLPTASALAAFIHPAYPEDDAVFAERLALYPAGCRIFDHGGNAQAYVVSHPWRRFEAPALNSLLGALPTMPSTFYIHDLALSPAVRNTGAASQIVAWLAEHALAEDIRHMSLIAVNGSAGFWQRQGFAVTNDATLARALGSYAGDAQYMERDLP; encoded by the coding sequence ATGGAACTGAATTTGTCTTACGCCACCGGGCGTTGGCGCCCCATGGCTCAACGAGACCTCCCGACGGCCAGTGCCCTCGCAGCCTTCATTCATCCCGCCTATCCAGAGGATGATGCGGTTTTCGCCGAACGGCTCGCGCTGTATCCAGCCGGCTGCCGTATCTTCGACCATGGCGGCAATGCGCAGGCTTATGTCGTCAGTCATCCATGGCGGCGTTTCGAGGCGCCAGCGCTCAACTCGCTGCTCGGTGCTTTGCCGACCATGCCTTCAACATTTTACATCCACGATCTCGCGCTATCGCCCGCAGTTCGAAATACCGGCGCGGCGTCGCAGATTGTTGCCTGGCTTGCGGAGCACGCGCTGGCAGAGGACATCCGCCATATGTCGCTGATTGCGGTGAATGGGTCGGCGGGTTTTTGGCAGCGTCAGGGATTTGCTGTCACGAATGATGCAACGTTAGCGCGTGCGCTCGGGAGCTATGCAGGCGACGCGCAATACATGGAGCGCGACCTCCCTTAA
- a CDS encoding alanine racemase (product_source=KO:K01775; cath_funfam=2.40.37.10,3.20.20.10; cog=COG0787; ko=KO:K01775; pfam=PF00842,PF01168; smart=SM01005; superfamily=50621,51419; tigrfam=TIGR00492): MDRLFDTTHQTASGSATLALDPVTLTTTTGILTIDLDAIVANWHKLKSQGVPAECAAVVKADAYGCGITPVTRALWKAGCRTFFVATLAEARAVRDVARTAVIYVLDGFFPNSGPTFAEIDCRPVIGDATEFAEWEALRKITGRQSAAAIHIDTGMNRLGFSIAEAEALLPRIHAGNHGITLVMSHLANAELLGNPMNGRQVAAFRHIASRFSGVAASLANSSGIFLGPQFHFDVLRPGAALYGVNPTPEADTPMLPVVNLKARIAQIRNVERGQTVGYGATWTARRPTRLAIVTAGYADGYFRAAGSVDHRRGAEAVVAGKRCPIAGRISMDLLAIDITDVPPHAVRRGNMATLIGDGITVDDLAHHAGTIGYEVLTNLGKRFTRVYLGEAN; this comes from the coding sequence ATGGACCGCCTTTTCGACACGACGCACCAGACAGCCTCGGGCTCAGCGACGTTAGCGCTCGATCCGGTCACGCTGACCACCACCACGGGCATCCTCACTATCGACCTCGACGCCATCGTGGCCAACTGGCACAAGCTCAAGAGCCAGGGTGTACCGGCGGAATGTGCCGCTGTGGTCAAGGCCGACGCCTACGGCTGCGGGATCACACCGGTCACCCGCGCGCTTTGGAAAGCGGGCTGCAGAACCTTCTTCGTCGCCACACTCGCCGAGGCGCGTGCCGTTCGTGACGTTGCGCGCACCGCCGTGATCTACGTGCTCGATGGTTTCTTTCCCAACTCCGGACCAACATTCGCGGAAATCGACTGCCGCCCTGTTATTGGCGATGCGACGGAATTTGCCGAATGGGAAGCTCTCCGAAAAATCACCGGCCGGCAAAGCGCCGCAGCCATTCACATCGATACCGGAATGAACCGGCTGGGCTTCTCAATTGCTGAGGCCGAGGCCCTGTTGCCACGTATTCATGCGGGAAACCACGGCATCACGCTGGTGATGAGTCATCTTGCCAATGCCGAGCTCCTTGGCAATCCAATGAACGGACGGCAGGTCGCAGCATTCAGACACATCGCATCACGGTTCTCTGGTGTGGCGGCCTCTCTCGCCAATTCATCCGGCATCTTTCTCGGACCACAATTCCACTTTGACGTATTGCGGCCGGGAGCTGCGCTTTATGGCGTCAATCCGACCCCCGAAGCCGACACGCCGATGCTGCCTGTCGTGAATTTGAAAGCGAGGATCGCGCAGATCCGCAACGTCGAGCGCGGGCAAACGGTCGGCTATGGCGCAACGTGGACCGCACGGCGGCCGACGCGGCTTGCCATTGTGACCGCCGGCTATGCCGACGGCTATTTCCGTGCGGCCGGGAGCGTCGATCATCGGCGCGGTGCGGAAGCCGTCGTGGCCGGCAAGCGCTGCCCCATTGCCGGCCGTATTTCCATGGACCTGCTGGCGATCGATATCACCGATGTCCCGCCTCATGCGGTCCGGCGCGGCAACATGGCCACACTGATTGGTGACGGCATCACCGTCGACGATCTCGCGCATCACGCCGGCACGATCGGCTACGAAGTGCTGACCAATCTCGGCAAGCGCTTTACGCGTGTGTATCTCGGCGAGGCGAATTAA
- a CDS encoding amidophosphoribosyltransferase (product_source=KO:K00764; cath_funfam=3.60.20.10; cog=COG0034; ko=KO:K00764; pfam=PF00156,PF13537; superfamily=53271,56235; tigrfam=TIGR01134) — MNGQSSDSDTPDNYDRDLDLHGDGDTLREECGVFGIYGHPEAAAITALGLHALQHRGQEAAGIVSFDGQRFHSERRLGLVGDTFSRAEVINRLPGSNAVGHVRYSTTGGTILRNVQPLFAELNAGGFAVAHNGNLTNGLTLRRELVRYGAMMQSTTDTEVILHLVAQSKRSRFIERYIEALRTIEGAYALVSLTNKKLVGARDPRGIRPLVLGELDGCPILTSETCALDIIGAKYVRDIEPGEIIVFDEKGQEIHKPFPPVPPRPCIFEYIYFARPDSIVGGRSVYEVRKAFGAQLARESHADVDVVVPVPDSGVPAAVGYSQASGIPFELGIIRNHYVGRTFIQPSQSVRELGVRMKHAPNRAAIEGKRIILIDDSLVRGTTSKKIVRMMRDAGAREVHFRLASPQIIHPDYYGIDLPDRGGLLAASHTIEEMRDIIGADSLAFLSIDGMYRAMGEPGRDPANPKFSDHCFTGDYPTSLTDQTYVEQPQHQLSLLAEAS; from the coding sequence ATGAACGGCCAATCCAGCGATTCCGATACGCCTGACAACTACGACCGCGATCTGGACCTGCATGGAGACGGCGACACGCTACGCGAGGAATGCGGCGTGTTCGGCATCTACGGCCACCCTGAAGCCGCCGCGATTACGGCCCTCGGCCTTCACGCCCTGCAACATCGCGGCCAGGAAGCCGCCGGCATCGTTTCTTTCGACGGTCAGCGTTTTCACTCCGAGCGCCGTCTTGGCCTCGTGGGCGACACCTTCTCTCGCGCTGAAGTGATCAACCGACTGCCGGGCTCTAATGCAGTCGGACACGTCCGTTATTCAACCACCGGCGGCACCATCCTCCGCAACGTGCAACCGTTGTTCGCCGAGCTGAACGCCGGCGGCTTCGCCGTCGCGCACAACGGCAATCTCACGAATGGTTTGACGCTGCGCCGAGAACTCGTTCGCTACGGCGCCATGATGCAGTCCACCACTGATACCGAGGTGATCCTGCATCTCGTCGCTCAATCCAAGCGCAGCCGGTTCATTGAACGCTACATTGAAGCGCTGCGCACGATCGAGGGTGCCTATGCGCTGGTATCGCTTACCAACAAGAAGCTGGTCGGCGCGCGTGATCCACGCGGCATTCGGCCCCTCGTGCTCGGTGAGCTCGATGGCTGCCCGATCCTGACCTCTGAGACCTGTGCGCTCGACATCATCGGCGCGAAATACGTCCGTGATATCGAACCCGGCGAAATCATTGTGTTCGATGAGAAGGGCCAGGAAATTCACAAGCCGTTTCCTCCGGTCCCTCCACGTCCCTGCATCTTCGAATACATTTACTTTGCGCGACCGGACTCCATCGTGGGCGGCCGCTCGGTTTATGAAGTCCGCAAAGCCTTCGGTGCACAGCTCGCGCGCGAGAGTCATGCTGATGTTGACGTCGTTGTGCCTGTGCCGGACTCCGGCGTGCCGGCCGCTGTCGGCTATAGCCAGGCATCCGGCATACCGTTCGAACTTGGCATCATCCGCAACCATTATGTCGGCCGCACCTTCATCCAACCGAGCCAAAGCGTTCGCGAACTCGGCGTTCGTATGAAACACGCGCCGAACCGGGCGGCGATCGAAGGCAAGCGCATCATCCTGATCGACGATTCACTTGTCCGCGGCACCACCTCGAAAAAGATCGTTCGCATGATGCGTGATGCCGGCGCGCGCGAAGTGCACTTCCGTCTCGCCTCGCCCCAGATCATCCATCCCGATTATTACGGCATCGATCTGCCGGATCGTGGCGGTCTCCTGGCTGCCAGCCACACTATCGAGGAAATGCGCGACATCATCGGCGCAGACTCGCTCGCCTTCCTGTCAATTGACGGCATGTATCGTGCGATGGGTGAACCGGGCCGCGATCCCGCCAATCCAAAATTCTCTGATCACTGCTTCACGGGCGATTATCCGACGTCCCTGACCGATCAGACCTATGTCGAGCAACCGCAGCACCAGCTCTCACTGCTTGCGGAAGCCAGCTAA
- a CDS encoding cyclopropane-fatty-acyl-phospholipid synthase (product_source=KO:K00574; cath_funfam=3.40.50.150; cog=COG2230; ko=KO:K00574; pfam=PF02353; superfamily=53335), whose protein sequence is MRSMDHLLKFFLGQFIRRGAVTFTTSTGATFTCGDGTGQQVAVRFTTAAAERHLLLDPELALGEIYMDGSFVVEQGAIADVLAIVLDQPDMLPRWSKAQWWLRYLVRHWQQFNPRSRSKRNVASHYDLDGRLYRLFLDADMQYSCAYFETPESTLDDAQLAKKRHLAAKLLVQPHHRVLDIGCGWGGLGLYLADMTGANVTGVTLSEEQLGVANARASELGLSDRAKFRLQDYRDTPGPFDRIVSVGMFEHVGVDYYDTYFRRCAELLKDDGVMVLHSIGRSEGPGITNPWIAKYIFPGGYIPALSEVLPAIERAGLLVDDIEILRLHYAETLKAWRERFLARREEAAKLYDERFVRMWEFYLASSEMSFRKQNVMVMQIQLSKRQGVVPITRDYITREEDRLRAVEGSKGPVLRLAGE, encoded by the coding sequence ATGCGTTCGATGGATCATTTGCTGAAGTTTTTCTTGGGCCAATTCATCCGAAGGGGCGCCGTTACCTTCACGACGTCGACAGGAGCCACATTTACGTGCGGCGATGGTACCGGCCAGCAGGTGGCTGTGAGATTTACGACGGCGGCAGCCGAACGGCACCTGCTGCTAGACCCGGAACTCGCGCTCGGCGAGATCTATATGGACGGCAGCTTCGTCGTCGAGCAAGGCGCGATCGCGGATGTCCTGGCCATCGTACTGGACCAGCCGGATATGCTGCCCCGCTGGTCGAAAGCACAGTGGTGGCTGCGCTACCTGGTCAGACACTGGCAGCAATTCAATCCACGCTCACGCTCCAAGCGGAACGTTGCATCGCATTACGATCTGGATGGACGGCTCTATCGCCTCTTCCTCGATGCCGACATGCAGTACAGCTGCGCTTATTTTGAAACACCGGAGTCAACCCTCGACGATGCACAGCTCGCCAAGAAGCGGCATCTCGCGGCCAAGCTTCTCGTTCAACCTCACCACCGCGTGCTCGATATCGGCTGCGGCTGGGGCGGCCTTGGCCTGTATCTGGCGGACATGACTGGTGCGAATGTCACCGGTGTTACCCTCTCGGAGGAACAGTTAGGCGTCGCCAACGCGCGCGCCAGCGAACTCGGATTGAGTGACCGGGCAAAATTCCGCCTGCAGGATTATCGCGACACCCCGGGACCGTTCGACCGTATTGTTTCGGTCGGCATGTTTGAACATGTCGGCGTTGACTATTACGACACGTATTTTAGGCGTTGCGCCGAACTCCTCAAAGATGACGGCGTCATGGTGCTGCATTCCATCGGACGTTCCGAAGGACCGGGCATCACAAACCCCTGGATCGCAAAGTACATTTTCCCCGGCGGATACATTCCAGCTCTCTCAGAGGTGTTGCCAGCTATCGAGCGCGCCGGATTGTTGGTGGACGACATCGAGATTCTCCGGCTGCACTACGCCGAAACTCTCAAAGCCTGGCGTGAACGCTTCCTTGCCCGACGCGAAGAAGCCGCCAAACTTTACGATGAACGTTTCGTGCGGATGTGGGAGTTCTATCTTGCGTCATCCGAGATGTCGTTCCGCAAACAGAACGTCATGGTGATGCAGATCCAGCTTAGCAAACGTCAGGGCGTGGTACCTATTACGCGAGACTATATTACCCGCGAGGAAGATCGCCTCCGGGCTGTCGAAGGTTCAAAAGGCCCAGTTCTGCGTCTGGCGGGTGAATAA
- a CDS encoding replicative DNA helicase (product_source=KO:K02314; cath_funfam=1.10.860.10,3.40.50.300; cog=COG0305; ko=KO:K02314; pfam=PF00772,PF03796; smart=SM00382; superfamily=48024,52540; tigrfam=TIGR00665), with protein sequence MASPDSNIVKLTPDAAAPAYRTAPHNIEAEQGLLGAILVNNDAFYRVSDFLEPKHFFEPIHQLIYETAASLIRVGKVATPVTLKTFVPAETDIGGMTVAQYLARLAAEATTIINAQDYGRTVYDLSQRRDLIRIGEDMVNVAYDAPVDFAPRAQIEDAERKLYDLAESGRYDGGFQKFSQALTVAVDMAANAYSRDGNLSGLASGLRDMDAKMGGLQPSDLIILAGRPAMGKTALATNIAYNVAKNWQGEIQPDGTMKSVNGGIIGFFSLEMSAEQLATRILSERTGISSSMIRRGGISEADFETIREHSIEMQNLPFYVDDTGGLSISQVTARARRLKRQKGLDLLIIDYIQLLSGSGKRSDNRVQEITEITTGLKALAKELNVPIIALSQLSRQVEARDDKRPQLADLRESGSIEQDADVVLFVYREEYYLQSKEPRPGTPEHEKWMLDMSLVHGKAEVIIGKQRHGPTGTIDLQFDASVTRFGDLAQDAQLPHHR encoded by the coding sequence ATGGCCTCTCCTGATTCGAACATTGTGAAGCTTACCCCCGATGCCGCCGCGCCGGCCTATCGGACAGCTCCCCATAATATCGAGGCGGAGCAAGGCCTTCTCGGTGCAATCCTGGTCAACAACGACGCCTTCTACCGCGTATCGGACTTTCTCGAGCCAAAGCATTTCTTTGAGCCGATCCATCAGCTGATTTATGAGACCGCAGCGAGCCTCATTCGCGTCGGCAAGGTTGCTACACCTGTCACGCTGAAGACTTTCGTTCCGGCCGAGACCGACATCGGCGGCATGACGGTCGCCCAGTACCTTGCGCGGCTCGCGGCTGAAGCGACGACGATCATCAATGCACAGGATTACGGACGCACGGTTTACGACCTGTCGCAGCGGCGTGACCTGATCCGCATCGGCGAAGATATGGTCAACGTCGCTTACGATGCTCCAGTGGACTTCGCGCCACGCGCACAAATCGAGGATGCTGAGCGCAAACTCTACGATCTCGCAGAGTCGGGCCGCTATGACGGTGGGTTCCAGAAATTCTCGCAAGCTCTCACCGTCGCCGTCGACATGGCTGCGAACGCCTATAGCCGCGACGGCAATCTGTCGGGGCTTGCGTCCGGATTGCGCGACATGGACGCCAAGATGGGCGGACTACAGCCTTCCGACTTGATCATCCTCGCGGGCCGTCCCGCCATGGGCAAGACGGCGCTCGCAACCAACATCGCGTACAACGTCGCCAAGAACTGGCAGGGCGAGATCCAGCCTGACGGCACGATGAAATCCGTCAATGGCGGGATCATTGGCTTCTTCTCGCTCGAAATGTCAGCGGAACAATTGGCAACGCGTATTTTGTCCGAACGAACCGGGATTTCATCAAGCATGATCCGCCGCGGCGGCATCAGCGAGGCCGACTTCGAGACAATCCGCGAACATTCAATCGAGATGCAGAACCTGCCCTTCTACGTCGACGACACGGGCGGCCTGTCGATCTCGCAAGTCACCGCGCGCGCCCGACGGCTGAAACGGCAGAAGGGTCTCGATCTTCTGATCATCGACTACATCCAACTTCTGTCGGGCTCAGGTAAACGATCCGACAATCGCGTTCAGGAAATCACCGAGATCACCACCGGCCTCAAGGCGCTCGCGAAGGAATTGAACGTTCCTATCATCGCGCTCTCCCAGCTATCGCGTCAGGTTGAGGCGCGCGATGACAAACGTCCCCAACTTGCGGACCTTCGTGAATCGGGATCGATCGAGCAGGACGCCGACGTCGTGCTATTCGTCTATCGCGAGGAATATTACCTGCAGAGCAAGGAACCTCGTCCGGGAACGCCGGAGCACGAGAAATGGATGCTCGATATGTCGCTGGTCCACGGCAAGGCCGAAGTGATCATCGGCAAACAGCGCCACGGCCCGACGGGCACCATTGATCTACAGTTCGATGCGAGCGTAACGCGCTTCGGCGATCTGGCTCAGGACGCTCAGTTGCCGCATCACCGCTAG
- a CDS encoding membrane protein required for colicin V production (product_source=KO:K03558; cog=COG1286; ko=KO:K03558; pfam=PF02674; superfamily=82861; transmembrane_helix_parts=Outside_1_3,TMhelix_4_23,Inside_24_29,TMhelix_30_47,Outside_48_61,TMhelix_62_84,Inside_85_104,TMhelix_105_127,Outside_128_215), whose translation MPITLLDIIVLAVMLLSGLLAMIRGFMREILSIAAWGTAALTTLYAYQKLLPSAKAYFNNDTIATIAVVAGVFILTLIVVSIITVRISDMILDSRIGALDRTLGFLFGLARGLLIMVVAFLFFVWLVPDKQQPEWVRNAKSRVMLQGTGDWLMSLLPDDPENTILKRFKKKGDEDQQTDAAPDQRSTAAVGNDGGYAKSARDGLKQLIDGKAAGR comes from the coding sequence ATGCCGATAACGCTTCTCGACATTATCGTTCTTGCCGTGATGCTGCTGTCGGGACTGTTGGCCATGATCCGGGGTTTCATGCGCGAAATCCTGTCGATCGCCGCATGGGGCACAGCCGCCCTGACCACGCTCTATGCCTATCAAAAACTCCTTCCGAGCGCGAAAGCCTATTTCAACAACGATACGATCGCGACGATTGCCGTTGTTGCTGGCGTATTCATCCTGACCTTGATCGTGGTTTCGATCATTACTGTGCGCATATCAGATATGATCCTTGATTCCCGGATCGGCGCGCTCGACCGCACGCTCGGCTTCCTGTTCGGCCTTGCGCGCGGACTGTTGATCATGGTCGTCGCATTCCTGTTCTTTGTCTGGCTGGTGCCTGATAAACAACAGCCTGAATGGGTGCGTAACGCCAAGTCCCGCGTGATGCTGCAAGGAACCGGCGATTGGCTGATGTCGCTCTTGCCGGATGACCCTGAGAACACCATCTTGAAGAGGTTCAAGAAAAAAGGCGACGAGGATCAGCAGACTGATGCTGCTCCCGACCAGCGCTCGACAGCAGCGGTGGGGAACGACGGTGGGTATGCGAAATCGGCCCGCGACGGGCTCAAACAGTTGATCGACGGCAAGGCGGCGGGGCGCTGA
- a CDS encoding hypothetical protein (product_source=Hypo-rule applied; cath_funfam=2.120.10.30; cleavage_site_network=SignalP-noTM; pfam=PF01436; superfamily=63825): MKWIAAFASLLVATAAHATDAPKFKVDPQWPKSLPNNWIMGQAAGVAVDADDHIWVVQRPRTLTDDEKAASLNPPRTKCCVPAPPVMEFDQDGNLIKAWGGKGEGFDWPANEHGIYIDSKGFVWLAGNGDTDGMILKFTRDGKFVMQIGKSGPQTNSKDTTRLGRPANMTVDVAANELYVADGYYNHRIIVFDSETGAFKRMWGAYGKPPTDEKLPAYNPAAAPSQQFGNPVHCVRLAQDGLVYVCDRQNDRIQVFRKDGTFVKEMFVEKNTLANGSVWDLEIWPDANETFLLNADGANNEVRTLVRDTGEIVGRFGRNGRMAGDFHWVHNLALDSKGNVYTTEVDTGKRAQKFLLSGDMVLKKRTAQ, translated from the coding sequence ATGAAATGGATTGCTGCATTTGCAAGTCTTTTGGTCGCTACCGCAGCTCATGCGACCGACGCCCCGAAATTCAAAGTCGATCCGCAATGGCCGAAGTCGTTACCGAATAACTGGATCATGGGGCAGGCGGCAGGTGTCGCCGTCGACGCCGACGATCACATCTGGGTGGTGCAGCGTCCACGTACGCTGACCGACGATGAGAAAGCCGCGAGCCTTAATCCACCTCGGACCAAGTGCTGCGTTCCCGCGCCGCCGGTCATGGAATTCGATCAGGACGGAAACCTCATCAAGGCCTGGGGCGGTAAGGGGGAGGGCTTCGATTGGCCCGCCAACGAACATGGCATCTATATCGACAGTAAAGGGTTCGTCTGGCTTGCCGGAAATGGCGACACCGACGGCATGATCCTCAAGTTCACCCGTGACGGTAAATTCGTGATGCAGATCGGCAAGTCCGGCCCGCAGACCAACAGCAAGGACACAACGCGTCTGGGGCGACCCGCCAACATGACGGTCGATGTCGCCGCTAATGAGCTCTATGTGGCTGACGGTTACTACAACCACCGCATCATCGTTTTTGACAGCGAGACAGGTGCGTTCAAACGCATGTGGGGCGCGTATGGCAAGCCGCCGACAGACGAGAAGCTGCCGGCGTACAATCCCGCCGCCGCGCCATCACAGCAGTTCGGTAATCCGGTGCATTGTGTCCGTCTTGCGCAGGACGGTCTGGTCTATGTCTGCGATCGGCAGAACGATCGCATTCAGGTGTTCAGGAAGGACGGCACCTTCGTGAAGGAAATGTTCGTCGAGAAGAACACATTGGCGAATGGCTCGGTGTGGGATCTGGAAATCTGGCCGGATGCCAACGAGACATTTCTGCTCAACGCCGACGGCGCGAACAATGAAGTTCGTACACTTGTCCGCGATACCGGCGAGATCGTCGGCCGTTTCGGGCGGAACGGCCGCATGGCGGGCGACTTCCACTGGGTCCACAATCTTGCGCTGGACTCAAAGGGCAATGTCTACACAACGGAAGTCGACACCGGAAAACGGGCCCAGAAATTCCTGCTGTCCGGCGACATGGTCCTGAAGAAAAGAACGGCTCAATAA
- a CDS encoding DNA repair protein RadA/Sms (product_source=KO:K04485; cath_funfam=3.30.230.10,3.40.50.300; cog=COG1066; ko=KO:K04485; pfam=PF13481,PF13541,PF18073; smart=SM00382; superfamily=52540,54211,57774; tigrfam=TIGR00416), which yields MAKNALSFVCQNCGAAYNKWQGKCDSCGEWNTLAEEDVSGVTTMPANLRPKRKGRLFKLETLTGSSPDAPRLPSGMGELDRVTGGGFVRGSVLLVGGDPGIGKSTLLTQATSMLARAGHRAVYISGEEAVAQVRLRAARLGLADAAVQLAAETSVEDIIATLSEGTAPRLVVIDSIQTMWTDTVESAPGTVTQVRASAQALIRFAKKSGTALILVGHVTKDGQIAGPRVVEHMVDAVLSFEGEGSQQFRILRSVKNRFGPTDEIGVFEMTGLGLREVMNPSELFLSERDLGSPGTAVFAGMEGTRPVLVELQALVAPTSLGTPRRAVVGWDPSRLSMVLAVLEAHCGVKLSGHDVYLNVAGGLRIQEPAADMAAAAALVSSLVNAQLPVDAVYFGEISLSGAVRPVAQTSARLKEAAKLGFSRAVLPETTRGEPGGDAGLALNSVGSLTSLVADIAARGRKGQSRSESN from the coding sequence ATGGCGAAAAACGCCCTCTCCTTCGTCTGCCAGAACTGTGGTGCCGCCTACAACAAGTGGCAAGGCAAGTGCGATTCCTGCGGTGAGTGGAATACACTCGCGGAGGAAGATGTCTCCGGCGTGACCACAATGCCGGCGAACCTGCGCCCCAAACGCAAGGGACGGCTTTTCAAACTCGAGACATTGACGGGCTCCAGCCCCGACGCCCCGCGTCTACCGTCGGGCATGGGGGAGCTTGACCGTGTCACCGGCGGCGGTTTTGTACGCGGCTCTGTGCTGCTAGTGGGCGGCGATCCCGGTATCGGCAAATCAACATTGCTCACCCAAGCCACCAGCATGCTCGCGCGCGCTGGCCATCGTGCGGTTTATATTTCCGGTGAAGAAGCCGTTGCACAGGTGCGGCTGCGTGCAGCACGATTGGGACTGGCAGACGCTGCCGTCCAGCTCGCCGCGGAAACGTCGGTCGAAGATATCATCGCGACATTGTCGGAAGGCACGGCTCCGCGTCTCGTGGTGATCGACTCGATTCAAACCATGTGGACCGACACGGTCGAGTCCGCACCAGGCACCGTGACCCAGGTGCGAGCGTCCGCGCAGGCGCTGATCCGGTTTGCCAAGAAATCCGGCACGGCCCTAATCCTGGTCGGTCACGTCACCAAGGACGGGCAAATCGCGGGTCCGCGCGTTGTCGAGCACATGGTCGACGCGGTGTTGTCCTTCGAAGGCGAAGGCTCACAGCAATTTCGTATTTTACGATCAGTCAAGAACCGCTTCGGTCCCACGGATGAGATCGGCGTGTTCGAGATGACCGGGCTCGGTCTGCGCGAAGTGATGAATCCGTCGGAGCTGTTTCTGTCGGAGCGCGATCTCGGCAGTCCCGGTACGGCGGTATTCGCCGGGATGGAAGGCACACGGCCGGTGCTTGTCGAATTGCAGGCGCTCGTCGCCCCAACCTCCCTCGGTACGCCTCGGCGCGCGGTGGTGGGCTGGGATCCAAGCCGGCTATCCATGGTACTTGCCGTGCTGGAGGCCCATTGCGGGGTCAAATTGTCGGGCCACGACGTTTACCTCAACGTCGCGGGCGGTCTGCGGATTCAAGAGCCGGCGGCTGATATGGCCGCGGCGGCGGCCTTGGTGTCGTCCCTGGTCAACGCGCAGCTGCCGGTCGATGCGGTCTACTTCGGGGAGATTTCCCTCTCCGGCGCGGTCCGTCCCGTCGCTCAAACCTCGGCCCGCCTCAAGGAGGCCGCCAAGCTCGGCTTCAGCCGGGCCGTTCTGCCTGAAACCACGCGCGGCGAACCCGGCGGAGATGCGGGGCTGGCGCTCAACAGCGTCGGTTCGCTCACTTCGCTGGTGGCTGACATCGCAGCGCGGGGCCGGAAGGGGCAGTCCCGCTCTGAAAGCAACTAG